One window of the Oncorhynchus mykiss isolate Arlee chromosome 5, USDA_OmykA_1.1, whole genome shotgun sequence genome contains the following:
- the LOC118964711 gene encoding uncharacterized protein LOC118964711 translates to MDVSRDDTETSGSEQDSEPELPGDVIKPLPTVSRDDTETSGSEQDSEPELPGDVIKPLPTVSRDDSETSGSEQDSEPELPGDVIKPLPTVSRDDTETSGSEQDSEPELPGDVIKPLPTVSRDDSETSGSEQDSEPELPGDVIKPLPTVSRDDTETSGSEQDSEPELPGDVIKPLPTVSRDDTETSGSEQDSEPELPGDVIKPLPTVSRDDTETSGSEQDSEPELPGDVIKPLPTVSRDDSETSGSEQDSEPELPGDVIKPLPTVSSTRCAVPEEPNDISRSREEGPVQPCLKTFPRAQHGSRKRAFSSSWYKGQCMA, encoded by the exons atGGATGTATCAAGGGATGACACAGAGACCTCTGGCTCTGAGCAAGACAGTGAGCCAGAGCTGCCAGGAGATGTCATCAAGCCCCTCCCTACTGTATCAAGGGATGACACAGAGACCTCTGGCTCTGAGCAAGACAGTGAGCCAGAGCTGCCAGGAGATGTCATCAAGCCCCTCCCTACTGTATCAAGGGATGATTCAGAGACCTCTGGCTCTGAGCAAGACAGTGAGCCAGAGCTGCCAGGAGATGTCATCAAGCCCCTCCCTACTGTATCAAGGGATGACACAGAGACCTCTGGCTCTGAGCAAGACAGTGAGCCAGAGCTGCCAGGAGATGTCATCAAGCCCCTCCCTACTGTATCAAGGGATGATTCAGAGACCTCTGGCTCTGAGCAAGACAGTGAGCCAGAGCTGCCAGGAGATGTCATCAAGCCCCTCCCTACTGTATCAAGGGATGACACAGAGACCTCTGGCTCTGAGCAAGACAGTGAGCCAGAGCTGCCAGGAGATGTCATCAAGCCCCTCCCTACTGTATCAAGGGATGACACAGAGACCTCTGGCTCTGAGCAAGACAGTGAGCCAGAGCTGCCAGGAGATGTCATCAAGCCCCTCCCTACTGTATCAAGGGATGACACAGAGACCTCTGGCTCTGAGCAAGACAGTGAGCCAGAGCTGCCAGGAGATGTCATCAAGCCCCTCCCTACTGTATCAAGGGATGATTCAGAGACCTCTGGCTCTGAGCAAGACAGTGAGCCAGAGCTGCCAGGAGATGTCATCAAGCCCCTCCCTACTGTATCAAGCACCAGATGTGCTGTTCCAGAAGaacccaacg ACATTTCAAGATCCAGAGAAGAGGGTCCTGTACAGCCGTGTTTGAAAACATTTCCCAGAGCTCAGCATGGTTCTAGGAAAAGGGCTTTCTCCAGCTCCTGGTATAAAGGACAATGCATGGCTTGA